The Carassius carassius chromosome 28, fCarCar2.1, whole genome shotgun sequence region cgacatccttatgtcttggcctcgagatgctatgttgaggaaATTACATGTTTTTCTCATGGCCACGACTTCTTacgttgagggaacgacatggccacgagtttaatgcataaacaaacctgcgtgaccatagcaaccagggataatcagagatggattcactcatattttattttgaattacgaaattattatattatttatacataaaaaatgtatgcatttacattatgacattttattttaatgtcgagcatttacagtacgctattatttataaaagtattcagaatgttaagtaaagagatcgaaattgaagcaaaaaaaaaaaaagaatataaactaaataaaaaaataacaaataataataggctaataataacaataatgtacacatattacggggaaagactatcagttaatggacttacaagactgtaggatggataaaaaaagtttttattttatttattttattatgcacttaatacacatttatttatgattCATTTGCATGCTGACAATCATTgttggatgttgttccctcaacatagcatctcgaggccaagacataaggatgtcgttacctcaaCAAAATGATctcatggccacgacataatatgacgttcccacaaattaatatgacgttcccacaaattaatatctcgtggccacgacatattatcacgttcccacaagctattatgtcgtggccacgacaaaactaagtaaactgaACGGAAGTCTCCTTACGGGCACCGTAGGAATGAGTCATTaaagtgtgaaaatattttttgagaaatATTAAAAGGTGTCATCAAGTTCTTATATACAAGACTGTTACTGTTTAAGGAAAAAAATAGGTGTCAGTTATTACAGCAATAAATGATATTGCTTGATGGGGCAGTAGGCTTGATTTGTTCACTACTGTATTTGCAGGATTAATAAAATTCggtaacaaattaaataaatatatacatatttaaacagacacacacacacgcagagaaaATCAGTTGTAAATAATTACCAAAATTACACTTcgcaatgatgaaaaaaaaactaaacaaaaaggaAGGAAGGAGAAACTGGCTAACTCAACATCTGTGactacaaaaatacacattttcacCCACACACAACGGCAAACACCAAAAGTGCTGGAGCTCAAGAGAAAAACATATAATATCTTTATTTCATTAGCAGCAGACAGAATGATGCTCCCTGAAGAGATTCCTCTGCTTCTGCTTGGTGTGTATTGTATATGTTGATTTCTGTAAATGATTGTGCTAATTTATTGGTATACATAAAAGTCACTGTAAACAAAATATCACTGAAAAAGTATCACCGTTTTTTATTGCAGTTCTTTTTGCGGGCTCCTGCATGAGTTCAGAAGAAGACCTAATTAATGTGCCTAAAAGAACAGAAACTACTTATGAAGGGTCATCTGTGACCATCCCCTGTTCTTACAAAAAAACTAAGGACATAAAATATACACTGCTGTGGTTTAAAGATGCAATTTATCTAAAAGACAAGATGTTTAATGGGACTATTGTATACAGTAACACAGAAGAACGTCCCCAGTCTCCGGATTACTTCAGCAGAGTGGAATACATCACTGATGCAAcaccagaaaaaaaacaagaagactGGCTAAAATGTGATTTAAGAATCACCAATCTGCAAAAGACAGACAGTGGGAACTACACATTTAGATTTATTGTTTCAGACACAAGGTTCATGAGTAAAGCTCTGTCTCTCAAAGTTAAAGGTGAGCAAACATTTATTGAATTGGATTAATTTGATGCTGTGATAAAGGCTgttttcttataataaataaataaataaataaatctgtcatcatttatttaccctcatgtctATCTGTATTTCTTTCATCATGAAATAGATGTTTTTCATCAAACGTAGTTCATGCttcgtttatttatttcattttcaaagatTTTATTGGCTTTTAGCCTTTAATATGATATGGACAGTACTCAGACAGGACgtgaagagggagagagaggggggaggagGGGCTGGTAGGATCGGGAAAGGTCCACGAGTCACGACTCAAACTCGAGATGCCCAAATCGCAACAACGTTATATGTTGGCACACTGCCCATGAGGCCATTGGCAGTGACCATGCTATTGATTTTTAAACGAAGAATCTGAATGTGAACAGGGGCTTCAAAAATGACacttagtaaataataaaatagttatGACCCGACACTATATTTGTCTTTATGAAGATGCCAATGGTTCCTGTGTGTCTCATAATCAGCCACAATTCTCCAAATATGAATAAACGTCTTGTAATCACACAAATAAAACTACGACAGAGTGATCATCAgtaagaatattaaaaataatattatcccttaaaaataaaataaataaataaatatatatagagagagagagaacgaaagaaagacagagagagcttgtgtgaattagacTAACGTACCTCTGTGTGTCTCTAAACACTGGAAAGGGCAGCACTGACAACACTTTTTTGTGCAAACTACGTGACCGGTATTACGGTTTtactatgcgaagtgatatggaactgtaatgcagtcaggagagCTGCCTGGAAATATGTTCGCCGAgtgtttcccagaaaataactgcacacctcagaacgtttGTCAGACAGATTCAAGCATTAAACGGCCCCATAGTATAACAGGAAAAAAACAATTGTGGCTTTTAACTCACAATTCTGGTCTTATATAGTTCCAATATTTACAAGTTTATTCATTAGAAATTGTGCTTGTCTTCTCAgaactgtgagtttatatctcacaattctgacttttttttctcagaattattaTAACTTGCATGTATTTCTTTGTTGGAGAAATTCTAACCTGTTCTCATTCCATATTCTTTTCAGACAATCCTTGTAAGGTGCACTTTGAATCATCAAAGCTGAAGAATCCAGTCAATGAGTCAGATGAATTCACTGTTCGCTGTTCCACATTTGGTTCCTGTGATTTTCATCCTGAGTGGCTCGTCCATACATCAGGACAAAAGCAAGAATGGACGTCCTCCTCGTTGACTGATATTATTTTAGAGACTGAAGAAGATAAAGAAGGCAGAAAGATCACCAAATTGAAGCTCAGTGTGACATGGAAGGATGACAGAAGGATTCTGTCTTGTCGTCCAGCGAAGAGTGAGGACAGCTGCCAGATCAGGAATATCACACTGTCTGTGGAATGTGAGTGTGCATATCATGTGTTTATgaacaaatactgtatatttagtgTATACAGTCACTGACTGAGCATTACTCACTCCAGCTGCCCACTTCATCTCGTTTCTTCTCTAGATGCACCTAAAGAGGTAAAAGCAACAGTGAGCTCTGAGGATGTGAAGGAGGGGGATTCTGTCACTCTCTCCTGCACCAGCAGAGGTCAGCCTGATGTCAGCTTCTCATGGTTCAAAAAAGAGAGAATAGAGAAGTCTCAACAAATGTCTGACTTGAAACTAAATAATGTGAAACCAGAAGACAGTGGAGAATATTACTGTGAAGCTAAAAACAAGCATGGGGCAGAGGAatcaaatatcattacaattgaTGTGAAGTGTGAGTATAATGTTTTATGTAAGTAGAAACCTTTGAAGAACCTCATAACCATTATGAACTTCAGTACTTCATCTATTAAAATCATTTATTGTTAAATATGCATTTCTTGTGCCTGTGCTCTGCATTTTTCAGATGGTCCAGAGGGTGTCAAAGTGCAACCTGTTAACATTAAAGATCTTAAAGAGGGAGATGAACTGACACTCAAGTGTTTAGTCCAGAGAGGTAACCCAGCAGTCTATCAGTTCATGTGGTACAAAAATTCCCAAGACCAGAGTGAAACCAGCGAGACATTCATCATCAGTAAAGTTACTGAAGAGGACAGAGGATCTTACCATTGCCAGGCTGATAACGGGATCACAACAGCAACATCAGATATCCTCGAAGTATCTGTAAAGTGTAAGTatttctgtttaatatttgtagCACTTCTTTATATATCTGCACCTCCAACAAACTAATAAAGTGATTTGGTTATTGTTTATAATGAAACATCTGCTAAATATTAAATCAAACTCTTAACAGTCAGCTAATAAATTTATGATAGTTAATTTTACTCCATGTCATTTAGAAAGCTTATACAAAATTAACGAATTTTAATGCTATACATCAAAAGCAAGTTAGATGATTAATCTCTTCATTTATATTGTGACAATGctcttcaaatttttattttttcttgtctctcACAGATTCACCAAGAAGCATCAAAATAGAGGGCTCGACCTCTGTAAAAGTAGGCACCTCACTGACTTTGACATGCTCAGCTGATGCTGAGCCTcagccacacacatacaaatggAAGCACACACCTGGACTGTCTCCATTATCAATGGAAACTGGACAGTTAAACATTGAGAAAGTGACCATTCAACATGCAGGACAGTACACATGTGATGTTACCAACACTATGGGCACAGGATCACACGCCGTTAAAGTTGATGTCCTTTGTAAGTCTGTTTTGCTCTAAAATCTATACCTTAACTAATCAGTTAAGGATTTCACAAATAGGTAATTTAGAcactttttcttttaaaactcTGCAGATCCTCCATCTAATCTCAGTTTGATCATGCAGAGGGAAGTGAGAGAGTTTGAAGTGATCTCCATTATCTGCACGGTTGAAAGCAATCCTGTGTCACACCTGACAGTGACAGGACCTCGGGGTAATCTGACATCTATTCAGAACAATCAAAGGAAAAGCACTGCATCTGCAAACAAGATGACAGTCTACTTAAATGTTACCGAGTCAGATGCAGGAGCGTACAAGTGCAATGCAGAAAGTCAAGAGGGAAAACAAGAAACTAAACAAAAGCTAATTGTGTTTCGTAAGTAATAATCTTTTGAGAGACATGAGATGATTTAATTTTACTTGAAAGTGACCAAACTGATAATTAGGACTTTGAGCATTACTTCTAAATAATTTGAGTTTcatctttttatatattgtgtatatatatagatgcACCTAAAAATGTTACTGTAAGTGTTAAAGGAGAACAAACATTTGGGAGTGAGCTGACCCTTACATGTGAGGCTCGCTGCGATCCTGCTCCATCCTCATATGAGTGGAAGAAAGACTTCAATGGACAGTTAAAGACAATTGAACAGAAACATGAACAGAGACTACACTTTCTTTCTCTGGAAATCTCTGACTCTGGTCAGTACGCCTGTATTGCTCAAAACTCCATTGGAAAAACAGAATCTCCATTAGTAGAGATCAAGGTGAAATGTGAGTACTTATTTCTTCTAGTTATTTGACACACCTtagcttttttgggggggggttctTAATTTTTGGAATTTGTCTTTTCTGACAGATATAAGATTGTCTAATGTTGTGTGATTGGTTTAACTAGTCTAATGTATGACATTGTCATGATAGCTGGGTTAAAATATCACACTGTCTAAATTTGTTGTTGTATAATGATTGGATCAAATAGTCATTGCTTCCATCTACcaaatatttagaatatattcatGTCACTTTGTCTATAGATGTTCCAAACATAAAAATTGTCCATAGCATGACAACATTAAGTCAGTGGAATTGGGAGTTTCCAGTCTCTCTGACCTGCAGTGCAGATGCATATCCTCCTGCCACGGACTACAACTGGTACAGAGAGGAGGACAACGTGACAGTACTGTCAGAACATCAGAACTTCACTGTTCAGCCTCAGAACACAGGAATGTATTACTGTACAGCAGCCAATGCTATTGGAGAATCACGATCCGAAAACATCATGTTATTTATTGGCAGTGAGTATGAAATAACACATCTTAAATATGTATTTTCCAAATGACTCAAACTGCATTAAACTAGAAATTATTCTGCCAGACTTTAGACATTACCCTCTATTTACAACTGCTTCTTTGGCGTAACCATGATAACCAAGCAATTTCTTTTTTGGGTCAACTAATATTTTAATGATATCTGTCAGGGTGTAGGATAGTTTTCTGCATATCACTACATGAAACCTTtatgaaagaataaaaatacCATGGAATGTTTAAAGATTTTTAGGAAACATGGTTAGTTCACATAGGCCTACttgtttctctgaaaaacaatgctacagcctGTTATTCTACTTTGAAGCATGTGATCCTGCCTATTGCCAATTTACTCAATAGTATCTACAGTAAACACTTCAAGTTGCCATCAACCACTAGCTATATTTTATACCGCCCCccatttttttaagtgaaaatgaTACAAAATCACATCGTAAATGCATGATTAAAGctaaattatttaacaatttgtaCTTCTTTAAGTAGTTAACTGGGTAAATTCTTGAATTTGGGTTAGATTAAGTCATGCGGGGTTGTTTTAAAAACGATGTCTTGATCTCTCCCCAAACCTCTCTTAATTTAGGTAACTCTCTTATGGTGTTCTACCAGATCATCTTACCCATCATTCTCCTGTTGATTCTTATAGTTGTGGCTCTTTTTCTGATACGCAGGTAAATACCTCTTTTTTTATAGatgttaaagtgcccctattatgccttttcgactattacctttcatgcagtgtgtcatgtagctgtatgtggaaataaactatctgcaaagttgtgaagccgACAGTGCATAATAGATAAAGTTATTCTCTGTCAAAAAGTTGGCTCTCAGTTGCTAGTCGTCAGGGATTTTAATCTTATTCTGTTACGGCTCTACGTCACacagtaacacatttgcataatgttcgCCCATGTTTTAGGTCCTGCCCA contains the following coding sequences:
- the LOC132107764 gene encoding B-cell receptor CD22-like, yielding MMLPEEIPLLLLVLFAGSCMSSEEDLINVPKRTETTYEGSSVTIPCSYKKTKDIKYTLLWFKDAIYLKDKMFNGTIVYSNTEERPQSPDYFSRVEYITDATPEKKQEDWLKCDLRITNLQKTDSGNYTFRFIVSDTRFMSKALSLKVKDNPCKVHFESSKLKNPVNESDEFTVRCSTFGSCDFHPEWLVHTSGQKQEWTSSSLTDIILETEEDKEGRKITKLKLSVTWKDDRRILSCRPAKSEDSCQIRNITLSVEYAPKEVKATVSSEDVKEGDSVTLSCTSRGQPDVSFSWFKKERIEKSQQMSDLKLNNVKPEDSGEYYCEAKNKHGAEESNIITIDVKYGPEGVKVQPVNIKDLKEGDELTLKCLVQRGNPAVYQFMWYKNSQDQSETSETFIISKVTEEDRGSYHCQADNGITTATSDILEVSVKYSPRSIKIEGSTSVKVGTSLTLTCSADAEPQPHTYKWKHTPGLSPLSMETGQLNIEKVTIQHAGQYTCDVTNTMGTGSHAVKVDVLYPPSNLSLIMQREVREFEVISIICTVESNPVSHLTVTGPRGNLTSIQNNQRKSTASANKMTVYLNVTESDAGAYKCNAESQEGKQETKQKLIVFHAPKNVTVSVKGEQTFGSELTLTCEARCDPAPSSYEWKKDFNGQLKTIEQKHEQRLHFLSLEISDSGQYACIAQNSIGKTESPLVEIKVKYVPNIKIVHSMTTLSQWNWEFPVSLTCSADAYPPATDYNWYREEDNVTVLSEHQNFTVQPQNTGMYYCTAANAIGESRSENIMLFIGSNSLMVFYQIILPIILLLILIVVALFLIRRAIIKARSYQQSGTDNPLCFFPVFLSHSSTVTNLLLLGSHNNTQENLSVEGIPDSGYGRVNQSRPIPNSQDPTRAQDPGPRPNSNIHTVYAAIKLPQMKQNSQSENPDYENVSSACVPKFSFTNMDGESDTSEEDEVNYSTVSAVKEPRNNQRSHLSSSSSDDEDRTEYSAIKT